Proteins encoded within one genomic window of Granulicella pectinivorans:
- a CDS encoding TonB-dependent receptor, whose amino-acid sequence MKRILSRSAVALSCYLVLLPGYNAFAQAVSSAKMHGTVTDNTGAVVSGASVVATQTASGTTATAVTNGTGSYVLSNLPVGAYTVKVTAPGFQSYSRTGIILEVSNDAVVDAPLTVGSTDTTITVNGTAAQVQTDDTSIATVVDQSRVVDLPLNGRNAANLVLLSGASAPTVNGNMTSTKSYGSTGTSAIGGALNIAVAGGQGNQINYLLDGGDHNDSFSNVNMPFPFPDVLQEFSVQTTGMSAQFGVHPSAAVNIVTKSGTNLWHGGVFEFLRNSYANANNRINGYTDLKRNQFGGYFGGPIIHDKLFFFGGYQHTALRIAPASTSSFVPTAAMLSGNFTPYLQYQRSLSANNTCPTLLASAGFVYNATACTATINPSLFSPAAVALMKYLPTGQTQNAAGLVSYSVPAPQDENQWIGRLDYTLSARHNVFARYFMTNYYQKAIFNGNLLNAINPGLKDRGKYLTLGDNFVITPNISNALRGTVTRLAIARGAPGDLISPATIGSNVYSSVPNYIYLNVSGAFTASCGSCAPTHYVTNHYQVADDVSMQKGSHFVQLGFDYIHEELNLAGLNTENGQFTFNGSYSGLGLSDLLLGAPNTFAQGFGPGAAAHLRYNYFGYYVQDTWHATRKLTINAGLRWEPWFPEYEKNNIGGEFSPAAFASNTVSSVYPNAPAGIVFYGDKGVKPGFINSRFTNFSPRAGFAFDPMGNGRSSLRGSYTLTFEAPELYYDSGFPGNSPNAAAQSFTVDNSTNQTDAVKSFDNPWKKIVGGNPYPTQYPAPANAAFAASNVATGYYPSNLRRTYMHQYNLSYQNQLSANWLASVSYIGTSTIHLWGFQPYNYATPANTPSGAVATTNNTSQRYILYRAAIASNTTAGTRYGAFSATADYGMANFNGIVATVNHRFANNFSMLMNYTWSHCLSNMNYTGDNTPPPQDPNNHAAEYGNCNFDTTHNLTISGVATTPKFHQHTLNYALGAWQVSPLITYRTGMPYTVNDGTDRSLTAIGQDRPNLVPGQSLYAKNLFPAAGVKPLWINAAAYALQPLGTFGNAAPLQARGPGFANVDVAISKHFPIFERSQLEIRGEAFNALNHPNYANPNTAINSSTTFGRITSTANDARLLQIAAKITF is encoded by the coding sequence ATGAAGCGAATTCTTTCCAGGTCTGCCGTGGCGCTGAGCTGCTACCTCGTCCTGCTTCCCGGGTACAACGCGTTCGCGCAGGCTGTTTCTTCGGCCAAGATGCATGGCACGGTCACCGACAACACCGGGGCAGTCGTCAGTGGAGCTTCGGTCGTCGCAACGCAAACCGCCTCCGGCACAACCGCCACGGCCGTCACCAATGGCACAGGGAGCTACGTGCTGTCGAATCTCCCCGTCGGAGCCTACACCGTCAAGGTGACCGCCCCCGGCTTCCAGTCCTATAGCCGCACCGGAATCATCCTGGAGGTATCGAACGACGCTGTCGTGGATGCACCTCTCACCGTCGGTTCTACCGACACCACGATTACGGTGAACGGAACGGCAGCGCAGGTCCAGACCGACGATACCTCCATTGCGACGGTCGTCGACCAGAGCCGCGTCGTCGACTTGCCCCTCAACGGTCGTAACGCGGCCAACCTCGTGCTGCTTTCCGGAGCCTCCGCCCCGACCGTGAACGGCAATATGACCAGCACCAAGAGCTACGGCAGCACGGGTACAAGCGCGATCGGTGGCGCGCTGAACATCGCGGTCGCCGGCGGCCAGGGCAATCAGATCAACTATCTGCTCGATGGTGGCGACCATAACGACTCCTTCTCCAACGTCAATATGCCGTTCCCCTTCCCGGATGTCTTGCAGGAGTTCAGCGTGCAGACGACCGGCATGTCGGCTCAGTTCGGCGTTCACCCCAGCGCCGCCGTCAATATCGTCACGAAGTCCGGCACCAACCTCTGGCACGGAGGCGTCTTCGAGTTCCTGCGCAACAGCTACGCGAACGCCAACAATCGCATCAACGGCTACACCGATCTGAAGCGCAACCAGTTCGGCGGATACTTCGGCGGCCCCATCATTCACGACAAGCTCTTCTTCTTCGGCGGCTATCAGCACACGGCGTTGCGCATCGCTCCGGCCAGCACTTCATCCTTCGTGCCAACGGCTGCGATGCTCTCCGGCAACTTCACTCCCTACCTGCAGTACCAGCGCAGCCTCAGCGCGAACAACACCTGCCCCACGCTGCTCGCCTCGGCTGGCTTCGTCTATAACGCCACCGCCTGCACGGCAACCATCAACCCTTCGCTCTTCAGCCCTGCTGCGGTAGCGTTGATGAAGTACCTTCCCACCGGCCAGACGCAGAATGCCGCCGGTCTCGTCTCCTACTCCGTTCCCGCGCCCCAGGACGAGAATCAGTGGATCGGACGTCTCGACTACACCCTCAGCGCACGTCATAACGTCTTCGCCCGCTACTTCATGACGAACTACTACCAAAAGGCGATCTTCAACGGAAACCTGCTGAACGCCATCAACCCGGGCCTGAAGGACCGCGGCAAGTACCTCACACTCGGCGATAACTTTGTCATAACGCCCAACATCTCGAACGCCCTTCGCGGCACGGTCACGCGTCTCGCGATCGCACGCGGCGCCCCGGGTGACCTCATCTCGCCCGCGACCATCGGCTCGAACGTCTACTCGTCGGTCCCCAACTATATCTACCTCAACGTCAGCGGAGCCTTTACCGCGTCCTGCGGAAGCTGCGCTCCCACGCACTACGTCACCAACCACTACCAGGTGGCCGACGACGTCTCCATGCAGAAAGGAAGCCACTTCGTGCAACTCGGCTTCGACTATATTCACGAAGAGTTGAACCTCGCCGGACTCAACACGGAGAACGGTCAGTTCACCTTCAACGGCTCATACTCCGGTCTTGGACTCTCCGATCTTTTGCTCGGCGCACCCAACACCTTCGCGCAAGGCTTCGGTCCCGGAGCCGCGGCCCATCTTCGCTACAACTACTTCGGCTACTACGTGCAGGACACCTGGCACGCCACCAGAAAGCTGACCATCAACGCCGGCCTGCGCTGGGAACCATGGTTCCCCGAGTATGAGAAGAACAATATCGGCGGAGAATTCAGCCCAGCGGCCTTCGCCTCGAATACTGTTTCGTCCGTTTATCCAAACGCCCCTGCGGGCATCGTCTTCTACGGAGATAAGGGTGTTAAACCTGGCTTCATCAACTCCCGCTTCACGAACTTCTCGCCCAGGGCCGGCTTCGCCTTCGACCCGATGGGCAACGGCAGGTCCAGCCTGCGCGGTTCGTATACGCTGACCTTCGAAGCTCCAGAACTCTACTACGATTCGGGCTTCCCGGGAAACTCTCCAAACGCAGCGGCGCAGTCCTTCACGGTCGACAATTCCACCAACCAGACGGATGCCGTCAAATCCTTCGACAACCCTTGGAAGAAAATCGTCGGAGGCAACCCGTATCCCACGCAATACCCGGCTCCAGCCAACGCTGCGTTCGCCGCAAGCAACGTGGCGACGGGCTACTATCCGAGCAATCTGCGCCGCACCTACATGCACCAGTACAACCTCAGCTATCAGAACCAGCTTTCAGCAAACTGGCTCGCATCGGTCAGCTATATCGGGACCAGCACCATTCATCTTTGGGGCTTCCAGCCGTACAACTACGCAACGCCTGCAAACACGCCGTCCGGTGCGGTCGCCACGACGAACAATACCTCGCAGCGCTACATCTTGTATCGAGCTGCCATCGCCAGCAACACCACAGCGGGCACGCGCTATGGTGCTTTCAGCGCCACGGCAGACTACGGCATGGCGAACTTCAACGGCATCGTCGCCACGGTCAACCACCGCTTCGCGAACAACTTCTCCATGTTGATGAACTACACTTGGTCGCACTGCCTCTCCAACATGAACTACACGGGCGACAACACGCCGCCCCCGCAGGACCCCAACAATCACGCCGCCGAATATGGCAACTGCAACTTCGACACGACCCACAACCTCACGATCTCCGGCGTTGCCACGACACCGAAGTTCCACCAGCACACGCTCAACTATGCTCTTGGCGCATGGCAGGTAAGTCCTCTGATCACCTACCGCACGGGCATGCCTTACACGGTAAATGACGGTACGGATCGTTCGCTTACGGCAATTGGCCAGGATCGCCCGAATCTCGTCCCGGGACAGAGTCTCTACGCAAAGAATCTTTTCCCGGCTGCAGGCGTCAAGCCGCTGTGGATCAACGCTGCGGCCTACGCTCTGCAACCGCTTGGCACCTTCGGCAACGCGGCTCCTCTGCAGGCTCGTGGTCCAGGCTTTGCCAACGTCGATGTAGCCATCAGCAAGCACTTCCCAATCTTCGAGCGCTCTCAGCTCGAGATCCGTGGAGAGGCCTTCAACGCGCTCAACCATCCCAACTACGCCAACCCGAACACAGCCATCAATTCGAGCACGACGTTCGGCCGCATCACGTCGACTGCCAACGATGCCCGTCTGCTTCAGATCGCGGCGAAGATCACCTTCTAA
- a CDS encoding glycoside hydrolase family 27 protein — protein MGWNSWDAYGLTITEPQFRDNVSILAKTLKPFGWQYAVIDEGWFLKNPKDLKSPEKVVYELDAYGRYNPVPERFPSAMIDGKNQGFRALGDYVHAQGLKFGIHIVRGIPRESVSRNMPVANSRFHAQDVADTTDPCPWDPTNWGVRDTPAGQAWYDSLLAQYAGWGVDFIKVDCISDHPYKPTEIRMIHKAILKTGRPIVLSLSPGPTSPGIAQELLPYAQMWRISDDIWDYWKNVRHAPRSLHDQFELAAAWSPYAHAGQWPDADMLPLGYLDPEPGDGEARQTRLTQSEQRMMITLWAIMRSPLIVGANLTRLDEWTVSLLTNRDVLNVNQYAHDQRQVAREGNTVAWTAAGKNGVRYLALFNLNDRDKTISRTYAFYNLPSETYSSRELWSNEDRERSSSINLTLAPHSCVLLELKP, from the coding sequence ATGGGTTGGAACAGTTGGGACGCCTATGGATTGACGATCACCGAGCCGCAGTTTCGCGACAACGTCAGTATCCTTGCGAAGACGCTGAAGCCCTTCGGTTGGCAGTACGCCGTCATCGACGAAGGATGGTTCCTCAAAAACCCCAAGGACCTCAAGTCGCCGGAGAAGGTCGTCTACGAGCTCGATGCATACGGCCGCTACAATCCCGTGCCGGAGCGGTTTCCCTCTGCCATGATCGACGGAAAAAACCAGGGGTTCCGCGCTCTCGGCGACTACGTCCATGCTCAGGGCCTGAAGTTCGGCATCCACATCGTGCGCGGCATCCCTCGTGAGTCTGTCAGTCGCAACATGCCGGTCGCAAACAGCCGCTTCCACGCGCAGGATGTAGCGGATACAACCGACCCGTGCCCATGGGACCCTACCAATTGGGGAGTCCGTGACACGCCCGCCGGACAAGCATGGTACGACTCTCTCCTCGCGCAGTATGCAGGCTGGGGCGTCGACTTCATCAAGGTAGACTGCATCTCGGATCATCCTTACAAACCGACCGAGATTCGCATGATCCACAAAGCGATCCTGAAGACAGGGCGGCCCATCGTTCTCAGCCTCTCGCCTGGACCGACATCGCCAGGCATTGCGCAGGAGTTGCTCCCTTACGCCCAGATGTGGCGCATCTCGGACGACATCTGGGACTACTGGAAGAACGTCCGGCATGCTCCGCGCAGCCTGCACGATCAGTTCGAACTCGCGGCCGCGTGGTCTCCATACGCGCATGCCGGCCAGTGGCCCGATGCGGACATGCTCCCCCTCGGCTATCTCGATCCGGAGCCCGGTGATGGCGAGGCACGACAGACCCGCTTAACCCAATCGGAGCAACGCATGATGATCACGCTCTGGGCCATCATGCGTTCACCTCTTATCGTCGGTGCCAATCTCACCAGGCTCGACGAGTGGACCGTCAGCCTCCTCACCAACCGCGATGTCCTCAATGTCAATCAGTATGCTCATGATCAGCGCCAGGTCGCACGCGAAGGCAACACGGTTGCATGGACCGCCGCAGGAAAAAATGGCGTCCGTTATCTGGCCCTCTTCAACCTGAACGACCGAGACAAGACCATATCCCGCACCTACGCGTTCTATAACCTGCCCTCGGAAACCTACAGCAGCAGGGAACTGTGGTCGAATGAAGATCGTGAGCGTTCGAGCTCGATCAACCTGACGTTGGCGCCTCACAGTTGCGTCTTGCTCGAACTCAAACCCTAA